In the Candidatus Binatia bacterium genome, CCGTGGGACAGCACCGCTCTTTGAAGGGACAGACTTGGCAATCCGTAGCCGCCGCTTGGTACTGGTAGATGGTTTGTCCAATGCGCCGTTCCTTGCCACTGTAATGCAGCGTCTTGCTCGCCGGGCAGCTGTAGGTGTCCGTGGCCTCGTCGTAACGAAATGCCGCGGGATAGAACGCCTCGTCCACACCGCGGCGCTGCATTTGCCCTGCCGAGGATCGTACTTCCGGTACCGGCCCGATCAACTCGATCTCCTTGTCGTCTAGCGCCACGATGTTCTCGCGGTTCACAAAGCCCCCGTCGACCACCATCTGCTTGGGCCGTTCATCGACATTCTCTTCGACGCG is a window encoding:
- a CDS encoding transposase; translation: RVEENVDERPKQMVVDGGFVNRENIVALDDKEIELIGPVPEVRSSAGQMQRRGVDEAFYPAAFRYDEATDTYSCPASKTLHYSGKERRIGQTIYQYQAAATDCQVCPFKERCCPTAKAAGRSLTRRVDDAAVQEFAERMETEPAKAIYARRGAVAEFPNLWIKSKLGLRQFRLRGVTKVGMEARWACLTHNVQLWMRRCWRPQWAT